The Metallosphaera hakonensis JCM 8857 = DSM 7519 genome includes the window ACCTCCCTGCGAGCGCGCACCTCGTGGACTTCACGGCGTGGCTCGTGGACTCCTTCCTCCTGGACTTACCTCCTGGAAAGAGGAGCGTGGAGACCTTTGCGGAGAAGGCGGAGCTGGAGAGGAGGGAAGGTAACCTGGAGAGGGCCAGGAAGCTGCTCTCCCTGGGGAGAACCAAGAGAAGGTTCCAGGGAAGGTGGACCAAGAAGAGAGGTGTCTCGCACTACGGGCTCAAGGCAATGGCCGTGATCTCCGTCTCCCTCTTCGTGAGGTCCATCACGGTGAAGCTGGCCAACTTCTCGGACAAGAGGTTCAAGTCACCGCTCAAGGGGATTAAGATCGCGGACAGGGGATTCTCGCCCTCCCCGACACAGCTCATCGCGCGCGAGAAGCCCTTCACTACCCTGAGGGCCCACGTGGAGTTCTTCGGCACCTACCTGGACGCGTTCTGGAGGCCCTACGGGACCACGACCTGGAGGAACGACGTCTTCCTTCACGTCCTTGGAGTGATCTACAACATCAAGATGTTCCTCGCTATCCAACGGAGGACTCCTCCAGGACGTAGAGTCGTTCAGCTCTGAGACGCGTCCCCACGCGATCAGGCAACACTATGCGCGATAGATAAATCCTCTCGTCTTGATATTTTTCCATGATAAAGTTTTTCTCGATAATCCAGGTTTCACCCTTCTGGCAATATTAATATTTATCATTCTGTTTATCTATTCGTTCAGATAATTACATTCCGGACACTCTCTCGTGGAGCAAATTGCGGGAATGGGCTTCAAGGTGAGGCTCGTAACCCTGGACGCGGGCTTCTACACCGTGGAAGTCCTCAGGTTCATATCGCAGTTCAAGTACGTGATGGGAGTCCCCGTGGGGGACGTGAAGATATACGAGGAGTTCGACGGGGAGTACGCGACCAATAGCAAGAGACGTAAGAAGGAAGAGCAGGTCAACTTCAGACTTCTGGTGTATGGTAAGGAAATCGTTAAGAAGAAGAGGAAGACCGTGGTGTACTTCGCGAGGGCGACCAACCTCAACCTAACCAAGAGGGAAGTGCTGAAGCTGTACAACAAGGTTAGGGGTCCCATTGAGACGTCTTACAGGAACATCAAGGCCTTCCTTCCCTTCACGAGCTCCACCAAGTTCGTCTTCCGCGAGTTGATCTTCGTGCTGGCCATGGTCTTCTACTCGCTTTACACCGTGTTCAAGGACGTCATGAGAAGGGAGGAGTTCAGGTTGCTGCTCATCCTCTGCTTTCTAGACGATCTATCGGATCTCAAGGATTTTATATTTACTCTTGAGAAAACACTTAATAACAAGATAGATTTATTTTTACGGAGGTGATTTTGGGGTCTACCGTGACGGAAGGGGTCTTTCGCCCCCTTTGAACCCCCATTAAGATAAACGATTACGCAATTCCGTCTCAGGCCAAGATGAGCAATTACGGTAAATTTCATGTGGCTTACCTTTTCGGTTCAGGAAAGGCGTGGATCAAGGCGGGTGGGGGAGTTAGGGCCAAGGAGGGATTTCTAGAGGGTCCTCTCTACTCTCCCATGGGTGTCACTTACGTTGGTAGCATCATGAATGAGGAAATGAGATTTGAAGTGAACATATCAGTTAACAAGTTATCCTCAACTACTTCGGTGAGAATAATGTATAATGTTGATGAAAAGTCTAATTTTTGGCAGAGGATTGCTGGATTTAGTTTCTATGATCTAATAGATCACGTGGTGAAAGGTCATCTAGTTGCCGTTCTATCTAACTACCCTATTATGAAAAGAACGTGTTAGCGAGCGACGTTGCCTCCGTTTTAAGGATGCCTAGGAGGGGGAAGGGACAAGTTCTCTCTAGCAAAAGAAACTCCCCGTGTTCGAAGGCCATTTCCCAGTGAGAAGGACTAGCTTGCGTTGCATTTTTAAATATTCAGAGATGATAAATATCATGGAATTGTCTGTAGATCAGATTATGGAGAAGTTGAGATCTGGTAAGGTCAGTAAGGAGGAGCTGTGGAACTACCTCCAAAGTAGTAATAAGGACGTCAAGCATGAGGCGTGGGTTACCGCTCAAAAAATGATTGAGAGGAAACATAGTCTCCTCCTGGATTTCCTTTGCTTCCCAGATCATGGTACAAGATATAGGGCTTGGAATCTATTCCAGGACTTCATGAACGAATTTGATAGGGAAGTCATAAACTCCAGGACAGGATGCCTTCTTGAAATGCTGAGGGATGAAGACCTTAACGTGAGGAGACTCACTTGGTATGTTACTCTCCCAAGGGTTCTACAATATCTTGATGTTAATATAGTAAAGCAATTGGTCAGGTATTGTGAAGAGGTGGCTGTGGATGAATGGAAGGAACTAATTGAGGACACGTGTAGAGAACTCGGTTTAATGAGGTAAAAGGAGAGGTCTTCAAGGGCATAATTCAAACCAGCTTCGTTAGCTCGCTCGATTCATTGTAAGTTGCATAATGGTGCGTGAAAGGTCATAGTCCTGATAAGTTTTCAATTTCGCTCAGGTTTAACAATACTTTGTTAAGACACTAAACTCTTTAATGAGATGAGGGCAGTTCTTGTGGGAGAGAGGTAGAATCGCTTAACAGAGCCTTTACAAGGAATGGACTAATTCCGAATCTTTAATTCGTTACGTAAGTGAGATCAGAACTTGGTCCCCAACTTCTTTAGGTCAGAGTCGTTACTTATCATTTCTGCGTTGACGCTCAGCGAGCAGTAGTAGTGTATAGCGTCCTCAAAGTCCAAGCCATATCTTTTAGCTATATCGTAGACCTTGTGAAGTTCTCCTGGGTCCAGGTGGATGAACCCCACGTTTAAGCCACTTAACGCTTCTGCCACTTTCCTCATAATTTCTTTCTTGCCCTCCCTGGTCAAACGTAAGAGTATTACAATAAGCTGGAAGAAAGTGATCTCAGAGGTTTAAATTTCATCAGTGCTATCGATCCAGTGCTCAGCCTTCTCCCAAAAGTTCACGTCATAGATTAAGTAGTAGACCAAGATGTTCACGTCGAAGTATCCTTTAACCACTTTTTAGTCCTCTCTTCAAGGCCTTCCCTCAATACTTGATCAACGTCCTTAGAGCCCAAACTTGCCTTAAACATACCTCTATAGCTCCTTTTAGGTAGAATCTCTATTTTGTTGCCCTCCACGATTATTTCCACTTTATCAATGATGTTTAGTTTATCCCTTACGTCCTTGGGGATGACCATTCTACCCTTTCCGTCTACCCTGACCAAGAAACGTTCCTTTTTCATGAATTCCACTTCTATTCCCACCCATAAAAAGTCATAGCGAAAGTGGAGCGCCCCCCGTCATATCACTAAGTCCGTTCTCTTCCATAGGGCTTGAGGTAAAGTGCATCGGATCATACTTTGGGAGATGTTAACTTTCATGAGAAATTTCAACGGGGAGCATTATCTCTACGGATGAAATCTCACATCCCCTTAACCTTCGTGAGATGAAATAGCCAAGGAAAAATCAACCTCATCATGAGGAGTTTCGGGTTCCTACTTAAGGAAAAGGCCAAGTTAGTTCCCTCTTATCACTGTCATGCGATTTCCCAGGTCACCTCTGAACCCCTTAACCAGATTAAAACATTCGTCGTGATGTTCATTACAATTGATGGTGAATTTATATACAAGACTTACGTAATTTAAGATGAAAACAAATGGTAAGAGTTATTGTCTCCATCAAACAGGTTCCAGATGCCGACGACTTGAGGGTTGATCCTGTGACCAATACTTTGGTTAGGGAAGGAGTACCAGCGGTGGTCAATCCTCCCGATCTGCACGCCATTGAAGAGGCTGTCAGGATTAAGGAAAGGTACGGAGGAAAGGTAACGGTTATTACCATGGGACCGCCGCAGGGAGAGCAAGCCCTTAGGGACGCTCTGGCCATGGGAGCGGACGAAGCTTACCTGATCACTGATAGGGCCATGGCTGGAGCGGATACGTGGGCCACCTCCTATACCCTGTTTAAGGCTATTCAGAAATTGGGGGGAGCGGACCTATACCTTTTCGGGAGGAGGGCAGTGGACGGTGAGACGGAACAGGTAGGTCCACAAACTGCCAAGTGGCTAGGAATCCCGGTCTTAGGTTACGTGAGGGAGGTAAAGGAGCTTGACGATAGGCACGTGGTGGTTGTGAAATCCACTGAGGTAGAAGAGGTGACAATGGAGGCGCCCGTTCCTGCAGTTCTCACCATTTTGGATACTGCCAACAAACCCAGGGAGCCGGACATCAACTCCTTAATCAAGGCCAAGACCGCCAAGGTACCCAAGTTAACCAAGGACGACATAGGGGCGGAACCCAATAGGATCGGACTGGCCGGTTCCCCAACTAAGGTCATAAAGGTTCATCCTCCGCCAAAGACCAGGAACCCGGAGATCAAGAACGCAAAGGACCCCGGTGCCATAGATTGGTTAGTGGAAAAGATAAGGGACTCCATCAAGGAGGATCAGAGTTTCACCGAGAATTACGTGAAGCCTAACCCAAAGGTTAAGGTTTCGGGGGAGGTTTGGGTCTACGTAGATCACGTCAATGGTTCCCCTAATCAGGCGTCCTTTGAGATTATGGCTGAAGCCAGGAGGATAGCTGACCTAATGTCCACCAATCTGGGAGCAGTGCTCATAGGCGATCACGTTGACTCCATGATCGAAATGGCTTTCAGTCACGGTGCTGACAAGGTCTATCATGCAGTAACCAAGGGCTTCAACTATTACGATAACGACGTGTTTACGCAGGCCCTCTCTCAGCTCATCAGGAAATATAAGCCTGAGGCGGTCATGTTCCCTGGGACTAGGAACTCGAGGGAATTGGCCTCAACCACGGCAATTGCAGTGGATACTGGACTCATAGCCGATTGCACTAGCTTTGAGGTGGATGAGAAGGGAATCCTGAACTCCACCAGACCTGACTTCGGTGGAAAGGAGATGTCAACCATAATCTGTCCCAACTCGAGGCCGGTAATGGTCACTGTGAGACCTGGAGTCTTTAGGCCAATAAGAATCCAGGGTAAGGGGGACGTGGTTAGGGAGGAGATTGAGGACCTGTTCACAAGGTTTAAGGTAAGGGAGAGGAGAACTCTCGAGAGGAGAAACGTGTTGGCGGAGGCGGACGTGGTAGTGGGAGTTGGAAGGGGAATACGTGACCCGTCCAACATCAAACTCGCTGAGGAGTTGGCGTCGAAGTTGGGAGGAGTGGTGGGCGTGACCAAGCCCTTAGCAGACTCTGGATGGTATCCCAAGGACAGACAAGTGGGTCAAACCGGAGTTACAATAAGGCCCAAACTTTACATTGCGATCGGTTTATCTGGAGCCGTTCAGCACTTGGTTGGAATTTCAGGAGCGAGAAGGGTCATCGCCATCAATAACGACCCAGATGCCCAGATTTTCAATAACTCTGACTACGGCTTAGTTGGAGATCTCTTTGAGGTTGTTCCGGAGCTGGTGAGGAGGCTATGATGTACGACGTTATCGTCGTGGGAGCCGGACCTGCAGGGAGTGCGGCCGCGTTTAAGGCGGCCAAAATGGGGGCCAGGACCCTAGTTGTGGAGAGGGGATCGGAGCCAGGTGCGAAGAATGTGTCAGGTGCCATGGTCAGAGTGGAGGATCTGAGTCTATTTGACGTGAAGACCTTACCAGCGGAGAGGGAGGTGAAGAGAGTGAGGCTAGTCCTTGGAGGAGACCTGCAGGTTGAGATTAAACCCAAGGAGAGATTGGTGAACGTGGGGAGGCTGAAACTGGATAAGTGGATGGCATCTCAGGCCGAGTCCGCGGGCGCGTTAGTGATAACTAAGACCACTGCACTCAAGGTGACTCCCGAGGGGATCATCACTGATAGGGGACCAGTGTCGGGAAAATCAATAGTCTTAGCTGAAGGTGCAAATGCCATCCTATCCATAGGTTCTGGGTTGAGGAGGGACCTCAGACCCGAGGAAACGGTTCAGACAGTGAAAGAGGTGTACTCGCTGAACAAGGACGAGGTAAACAAGCGTTTCGGACTCACTGGGGATCAGGAGGGAATCGCAGTCAGATACTTGTTCCAGGATCCTGTTCCAGGGGCGGGATTCCTTTATACCTACAGGGACTCCGTAGCCTTTGGAATAGGAGTTCACATGAGTTCCCTGATCTCCCACAGGATCAGACCTCAGGACGTCCTGGAGGAGGTGAAGAGGAGCCTGGGAATTCAGGAATTGGTTAAGGGCTTCTCACTTAGGGAGTACTCCGCGAAAATAATTCCGGAGAACGGGTTCCCGTCATGGAGGCCATGCCAAGGAAACGTCTATCTCGCCGGAGATGCGCTGGGTCTAGTGAACCCCATTACGTTTAACGGAATAGGACCTGCAGTCATATCAGGAGGATTAGCTGGGGAACATGCGGTCAATGGGGAGTGTCATGAGTACGAGACCTCTCTTCTGAGAGATAGGATAATCTCCCAATCGGTCAAAGTAAGGCCTCTTGTTAGGGAATTGCTCAATGAGAGGGTAATGAGGAACTACATATCCATGGCAACCAATCTATCATCGTCCTGGGTTTCGGGTGATCTCTCCATGACTCCATTGAAGGAGAACTCGTTTACCCTTCTAAAACACGTCTTACTTCTCATGGGGGCGACATCATGAGAGTTGAGGAGAAGCTTTACACCCTAAGGTATAAGAGGGACGAGGAGCCACATCTGAGAATAATCAATCCACAGCAATGTTTGGAGTGCGAGAGGGAATACGGTCAACCGCAACCCTGCATCTCTGTGTGTCCAGCCAACGTGTACTCTTGGAACGGTGAGAAATTAATCCTCTCATACGAGAACTGCGTGGAATGTGGTGCATGTAGAATAGCGTGCCCTTTCCACAACATCTCATGGAACTATCCCAGATACGGACTTGGAATGTCCTTAAGGTACGGTTAGGTTTTTTAAGTAGTATTTGATATAATATATGATAATGAATGTTGGACAATTAGTTGTGAAAAAGATCGTTTCTCTCCCTCTGACTTCCACCATGAGGGAGGTCGCTAAGACCATGAGGGAGAACGACGTGAGCTCAGTGTTATTGGTAGATGACATGGGGGGAATAGTCTCGATTGTAACTGAGAGAGACATAACAAAGGCAGTTGCGGAAGGAATGGACTATTCGACCCCAGCAACTAAGTTGGGCAATAGTCCTGTGATCTCTGTGGAAAGGGAAACCTCGTTAGTCGAGGCCTTAGAGGTAATGGGGGAGAAAAGAATAAGACACCTTGTAGTTACGGATGAGGGGAAGCCCTTGGGGGTAGTATCCCTAAGGGAGATAGCAAACACCTTGACAGTGATTTCATATGCGGAGACCTCCTACTAATGATAGATTTTTGATCTCTGTTTTAAGGACACTGGATTCCTTTCCGAAGCAGGCAATTCGGGACTTCTTTAAAGATTGTAATGTCTGATCTTGATTAATGTAATTTGGTGATGAAAAGAGATAAAAATCACAAAGAATCCTTAAGTTACCGATCTCAAATCACTAATGAGATATATTTAGATATAATATTCTATTTCCTCTTAGGAAAATTTATTAGTAATGATTCTCAAAGACATGCAATGCCTCAGAGAAGTAAGGAAGGTACATTCATCGTAATTGCTACAATAATTACAGCTATAGGTAGTCTTTTATTTGGATATGATACTGGAGTTATTTCTGGGGCGATCCTTTTTATTAAGGTTCAGTTCTCACTAAGTCCCGCTGAAGAAGGATTCGTCGTTAGCGCGGTACTAATAGGAGCACTAGTGGGTGCAATAACTGGTGGTCCATTTACTGATAGATTAGGGAGAAAAAAGGTAATAATATATTCTGGAGTCCTTTTTATTATAGGAGCATTAGTTCCCGCAATTGCAGTAAACGTCCCGATGTTAGTTTCTGGTAGAATAATAGCCGGCTTAGGTGTGGGGACTGCTTCTTTCGCTTCACCATTATACATCGCGGAAGTGTCTCCCCCCAAGGCTAGAGGAAAATTGGTTTCTGTCTCGCAACTTCTCATTACTATTGGAATAGTTGTGTCGTATCTTACTGATTTTGTTTTAGCCCCATCTGCTAATTGGAGAGCAATGTTCGCATTAGCTGTTATTCCTGGTTTTGCCTTAGCTCTCGGAATGTTTTTCATGCCGGAAAGTCCTAGGTGGTTAGTGGCTAAAACAAGGATAAATGAAGCTATAAATGTTCTCAAAGAAATTAGAGATTCAGGAGTTGATAAAGAGGTAGAACAGATTGAAAAGGAACTTGCTGAGGAGAAGAAGAGCTGGAAAGAGCTATTCAGTCCTGTAGTCAAAACGGCGTTAATAATAGGTGTTCTTCTGGCAATATTTCAACAAGTTACTGGAATAAATACTGTAATATACTATGCACCGACCATTCTTCAGTTGGCAGGGTTCTCTTCAGCATCCGTTTCAATTTTAGGTACTGTAGGTATAGGCATTGTAAACGTGATTATGACAGTAATTGCGTTAAGTTTGATTGATAAACTGGGAAGAAGACCTTTATTGATAGCGAGTTTAAGTGGAATGACAGTTACGCTATTTCTTCTTGGATATTTCTTCTTAATTGGATCTAAATCATTAAGTACGGTAGCCTTGTTGAGCCTTATAGGTTATGTCGCGTTCTTTGCAATTGGTTTGGGACCGGTTTTCTGGCTATTGATTTCCGAAATATTTCCTTTGAGCGTTAGAGGCATTGCGAGTAGTTTTGCGGCGTTTGTAAACTGGACTGCAAACTTCGTTGTGGCGCTAACGTTTCCTGACCTTATAATTAATATAGGCAAGACATATACATTCTGGGTTTATGGAATAGTCAGTATAATTGCAATAATATTTATTATTAGATATGTTCCAGAAACCAAGGGTTTAAGTTTAGAGCAAATACAGGCTTTGCTTGCTAAAAAATTTCGAAGTGATAGCTAAACATCTTAGTTTTTAAAAGTCATATAGCAGTTGTTCTACTTTCACGTCGCTTAAACGTTTTCGTCAAACCGAGGGCACCCTCTAAACGTATTTCGACGAACCTGAGGAGTTCCTCCACGCTCTTCAGATTAAGGGACCCGATCAGGTCCCTAATCGCGTTGATTACCATCACGAAGAGGAGCAGGTAGCCCTAGAGCCTTCTCTTCTTGAGGAAGGGGGAGTCCTGCACACCCAGTGTCTTCACATCCCTGTGTAACTTCTCTATCAAGGCTCCCTGTATAGATGTGTAGAAAACGACATTTTCAGGTGAAATATACAGCTGTATCCCGTAGCCCGGAGACTTCTCTGGACTGCAGCTGGTCTCATCCTTTCTCCTTGTATTATATATTTTGCTATAACAGAAGCATCAATAATTATCCCTGTCTTCCCTTACCATTTCTGCACTATTTGACTTGGTTTCTGGAATGAGGAAAAGTATCTCATTAATCTTCTTTAAAATCTCTCCTTTTTCCAATTGCTCAACTCTTTTCCTAATAAAACCCTCTATTTCTTCATTCAATTTCATATCATGCTTCTCCATTTCCTCACGCAATTCCTTATCCATGCTTAGAATGTACACCATTTTCATAATATAACTTTAGTTTCCGTCAACTACAGATCTATCTGTGTAGATAGAAGACCATATTAGCCTAGGGAAAAAGGAACGTGATTTTCCTGATCTATCCAAACGGTTTAAACACTGAACTCCAATTACGAACTGTAATTTATGAAAATGATGGATCTAATAAAGTAAGTTGTCAGTCAGGTATCCTCGCACGCTCATAGCAATAGTATTCAATTAAATTAGTTATACTACTTTAAATAAACTAAATTAGTAATAATTATAGAAGAATTATAAACTTTAATTGTCAAAATGTTATCATCTCGAGGTATAGATTATTTCTGTGAATAGATTTTTGTTCAACGTCTAGGGTAATGAGGAAGACATAAAGTAACCCTGGTTATCCTCACGATCTTGATGAATAAATTTTGCTTTACTTAAGAGAAGATTACGAAGGACTTAAAAGTGTAAAATTTAATCTGAATTTATGGATATATACGAAGCAATCTCGAATCCGGTAAGAAGGAGGATACTTGAGTTGTTGGAGGTCCCCATGACCTTCTCAGAACTTTCAAACGAGCTGGCACTGGATAGTCCCTCCCTATCCTTTCATCTTCGTAAGTTAAATGGGCTAGTCGTAAAGGATCAAGAGGGGAAATATCATCTGACAGATGAGGGGAGAAGGGCCTTAGGCATAATTCGAGGGATAGATTCATCGAGTATGTTGAAGCAGGTTGTTGTCGAGTATCTCGGTGAGGTTAAACTGGACAACGAATACCTCCTCAAGCTCAAGGGAGAGGGCAAGAAGTTAGTCATAAGGAACGTAAAGAAGGTAGACCTAACCGGAGTAAATTCCGATTTACTTTCCGACGTCTTGGAGGTAATGGAGAACGTGAAGACTCTCCTCTGCACCGAGGAGACGTACTCTGCCATTAGGGACAGGATTCACGGGGAAGTAACTAGAGTTCAGGAAAACGAGAGGGCGAAGATCAAGGTTAAGAACGATCACGGGGCCGAGTTTCATCTCGGGAACTTCCTGTCATCAATACTGAGCATACCGAGATTCAACAACCTAGTGACAGTGTATGACGACGCCATCACCTTCACTCCCGACCTTGAGATTTCCCTAGATGGAGGGATGATATCGCTGGTCAAGGGCTCACCTCACCTCCTTGCTCAATGCCACGACATAGAGGACTTGGACTTATCCCCGGGTAAAATCAGAGCGGACGGTTGTTCCCTTAGGATTCAATACCCTGACCTGAGGACTCTCAAGATTGATGTAGACGGGGGTAAAGTGTCACTGAAAGAGGTAAAGGTCGACTCGCTCGACGTGGAGATGGACGGGGGGATGGTACACCTCGATCTGGGGAACAGAGAGGGAAAGATCAAAATTGATGGAGGGAAGGTAGATGGTAGAATTCTCTACGGCAAAGGTAACAGCTCGCTTTCCCTAGATATCGAGGGAGGAATGGCCGATTTGACTCTCTCGATACCAGAGGGAGTGGGAATATTGACGTCCTCCTCACTGGACTTAGGACTGACCTCATTGCCCAAACCCAGACAAGGAAGGGAAGGAACCTTGATCATCTCGACTCAAGTCCAGGGCGGATTGGTGAAGGTCAAGGAGGGAGACTAACATGTCAGTCGTTGAGGCGAAGGGAGTGTGGAAAATGTACGGTAAACTCGTGGCGAATCAGGACATCTCCTTCGAGATCAATGAGGGGGAGTTCGTGACCTTTCTGGGTCCCAACGGAGGAGGAAAGACCACCTTGATGAGGCAAATTTACGGAGAATTAACTCCCACCAAGGGAGAAATCAAGGTTATGGGAAAGAGGCCCAGTAAGATGCTTAAGTTCATGGGGGTGGTACCGCAGGAAGGGAAACCCCTAGATTCCCTCACTGCTTGGGAACACGTGACCCTTCTCGGCATGATTAAGGGCCTATCCAGGGCTGAGGCCAGCTCCAGAGGTAAGGAGCTCCTGGACAAGATGGGAATAAATCCCAAGACTAGAGTCGACGATCTCTCAGGAGGAAGCAAGAGAAAGGTCCTCATTATATCTGCGATCATCTCCGAGCCGAAACTTGTGATATTGGACGAGCCTACGGTGGGGCTGGATCCAGAGGCCAGGAGGGAGGTCTGGAAACTTCTCCTGGACATGAAGAAGGACGGAAAGACAATAATCTTGACCACACATTACATGGAGGAGGCGGAGGAACTCTCTGACAGAATATATTTCGTAAACAAAAGGATTATGATGGAGGGATCGGTGCGGGAACTCAAGGGGAAGTTCTCTGAATATTATGAAGTCCTCAACCTCGATACGGGCGAGAAG containing:
- a CDS encoding ABC transporter ATP-binding protein — its product is MSVVEAKGVWKMYGKLVANQDISFEINEGEFVTFLGPNGGGKTTLMRQIYGELTPTKGEIKVMGKRPSKMLKFMGVVPQEGKPLDSLTAWEHVTLLGMIKGLSRAEASSRGKELLDKMGINPKTRVDDLSGGSKRKVLIISAIISEPKLVILDEPTVGLDPEARREVWKLLLDMKKDGKTIILTTHYMEEAEELSDRIYFVNKRIMMEGSVRELKGKFSEYYEVLNLDTGEKYIVKGEEIRDFLQRSNFRFEVRLPSLEEIYMRLFQ
- a CDS encoding ferredoxin family protein; the protein is MRVEEKLYTLRYKRDEEPHLRIINPQQCLECEREYGQPQPCISVCPANVYSWNGEKLILSYENCVECGACRIACPFHNISWNYPRYGLGMSLRYG
- a CDS encoding sugar porter family MFS transporter; amino-acid sequence: MKRDKNHKESLSYRSQITNEIYLDIIFYFLLGKFISNDSQRHAMPQRSKEGTFIVIATIITAIGSLLFGYDTGVISGAILFIKVQFSLSPAEEGFVVSAVLIGALVGAITGGPFTDRLGRKKVIIYSGVLFIIGALVPAIAVNVPMLVSGRIIAGLGVGTASFASPLYIAEVSPPKARGKLVSVSQLLITIGIVVSYLTDFVLAPSANWRAMFALAVIPGFALALGMFFMPESPRWLVAKTRINEAINVLKEIRDSGVDKEVEQIEKELAEEKKSWKELFSPVVKTALIIGVLLAIFQQVTGINTVIYYAPTILQLAGFSSASVSILGTVGIGIVNVIMTVIALSLIDKLGRRPLLIASLSGMTVTLFLLGYFFLIGSKSLSTVALLSLIGYVAFFAIGLGPVFWLLISEIFPLSVRGIASSFAAFVNWTANFVVALTFPDLIINIGKTYTFWVYGIVSIIAIIFIIRYVPETKGLSLEQIQALLAKKFRSDS
- a CDS encoding NAD(P)/FAD-dependent oxidoreductase — its product is MMYDVIVVGAGPAGSAAAFKAAKMGARTLVVERGSEPGAKNVSGAMVRVEDLSLFDVKTLPAEREVKRVRLVLGGDLQVEIKPKERLVNVGRLKLDKWMASQAESAGALVITKTTALKVTPEGIITDRGPVSGKSIVLAEGANAILSIGSGLRRDLRPEETVQTVKEVYSLNKDEVNKRFGLTGDQEGIAVRYLFQDPVPGAGFLYTYRDSVAFGIGVHMSSLISHRIRPQDVLEEVKRSLGIQELVKGFSLREYSAKIIPENGFPSWRPCQGNVYLAGDALGLVNPITFNGIGPAVISGGLAGEHAVNGECHEYETSLLRDRIISQSVKVRPLVRELLNERVMRNYISMATNLSSSWVSGDLSMTPLKENSFTLLKHVLLLMGATS
- a CDS encoding ArsR/SmtB family transcription factor, producing MDIYEAISNPVRRRILELLEVPMTFSELSNELALDSPSLSFHLRKLNGLVVKDQEGKYHLTDEGRRALGIIRGIDSSSMLKQVVVEYLGEVKLDNEYLLKLKGEGKKLVIRNVKKVDLTGVNSDLLSDVLEVMENVKTLLCTEETYSAIRDRIHGEVTRVQENERAKIKVKNDHGAEFHLGNFLSSILSIPRFNNLVTVYDDAITFTPDLEISLDGGMISLVKGSPHLLAQCHDIEDLDLSPGKIRADGCSLRIQYPDLRTLKIDVDGGKVSLKEVKVDSLDVEMDGGMVHLDLGNREGKIKIDGGKVDGRILYGKGNSSLSLDIEGGMADLTLSIPEGVGILTSSSLDLGLTSLPKPRQGREGTLIISTQVQGGLVKVKEGD
- a CDS encoding type II toxin-antitoxin system VapC family toxin, which encodes MTREGKKEIMRKVAEALSGLNVGFIHLDPGELHKVYDIAKRYGLDFEDAIHYYCSLSVNAEMISNDSDLKKLGTKF
- a CDS encoding AbrB/MazE/SpoVT family DNA-binding domain-containing protein → MKKERFLVRVDGKGRMVIPKDVRDKLNIIDKVEIIVEGNKIEILPKRSYRGMFKASLGSKDVDQVLREGLEERTKKWLKDTST
- a CDS encoding IS5/IS1182 family transposase translates to MARTLRGVPDLMYYPLPPREDMPWREKWLTEIKPVLDAMDLERFLGEGELVYLKLLIVMVLYSCSYREAVKMVNVNVVVAWFVGKKVGKSTLHDFVGRLYGARKKLLEISFKLEEKCLPSYLPASAHLVDFTAWLVDSFLLDLPPGKRSVETFAEKAELERREGNLERARKLLSLGRTKRRFQGRWTKKRGVSHYGLKAMAVISVSLFVRSITVKLANFSDKRFKSPLKGIKIADRGFSPSPTQLIAREKPFTTLRAHVEFFGTYLDAFWRPYGTTTWRNDVFLHVLGVIYNIKMFLAIQRRTPPGRRVVQL
- a CDS encoding CBS domain-containing protein, which encodes MNVGQLVVKKIVSLPLTSTMREVAKTMRENDVSSVLLVDDMGGIVSIVTERDITKAVAEGMDYSTPATKLGNSPVISVERETSLVEALEVMGEKRIRHLVVTDEGKPLGVVSLREIANTLTVISYAETSY
- a CDS encoding FAD-binding protein encodes the protein MVRVIVSIKQVPDADDLRVDPVTNTLVREGVPAVVNPPDLHAIEEAVRIKERYGGKVTVITMGPPQGEQALRDALAMGADEAYLITDRAMAGADTWATSYTLFKAIQKLGGADLYLFGRRAVDGETEQVGPQTAKWLGIPVLGYVREVKELDDRHVVVVKSTEVEEVTMEAPVPAVLTILDTANKPREPDINSLIKAKTAKVPKLTKDDIGAEPNRIGLAGSPTKVIKVHPPPKTRNPEIKNAKDPGAIDWLVEKIRDSIKEDQSFTENYVKPNPKVKVSGEVWVYVDHVNGSPNQASFEIMAEARRIADLMSTNLGAVLIGDHVDSMIEMAFSHGADKVYHAVTKGFNYYDNDVFTQALSQLIRKYKPEAVMFPGTRNSRELASTTAIAVDTGLIADCTSFEVDEKGILNSTRPDFGGKEMSTIICPNSRPVMVTVRPGVFRPIRIQGKGDVVREEIEDLFTRFKVRERRTLERRNVLAEADVVVGVGRGIRDPSNIKLAEELASKLGGVVGVTKPLADSGWYPKDRQVGQTGVTIRPKLYIAIGLSGAVQHLVGISGARRVIAINNDPDAQIFNNSDYGLVGDLFEVVPELVRRL